From the genome of uncultured Tolumonas sp., one region includes:
- a CDS encoding TniQ family protein codes for MKLPAPHPNELIYSSVARAGVYYGLVSPKQLLDEIFADRKVIATLDLPSHLQSIALLLNETGKYDLETLVYKHTLFPLYALFVPEHLRQRAIKRMSGKADGAVHLMLGVVASRIKSVRTFRFCPICMERQLHTHGEY; via the coding sequence ATGAAATTACCAGCCCCGCATCCAAATGAGCTGATTTACAGTTCTGTTGCAAGAGCTGGAGTTTATTATGGCCTGGTAAGCCCCAAACAACTGTTAGATGAGATCTTTGCCGATAGAAAGGTGATCGCCACACTTGATCTACCAAGTCACTTGCAATCTATCGCTTTGCTTTTAAATGAGACAGGAAAATATGATTTAGAAACATTGGTGTACAAGCACACATTATTTCCACTTTACGCTCTTTTTGTGCCAGAACATTTACGGCAACGAGCAATAAAACGCATGTCTGGCAAAGCTGATGGTGCGGTCCATTTGATGCTGGGTGTTGTTGCATCAAGAATTAAATCTGTCCGGACTTTTCGTTTCTGCCCTATTTGTATGGAACGACAACTACACACCCATGGTGAGTATTAA
- a CDS encoding TnsD family Tn7-like transposition protein, with amino-acid sequence MVSINWQRDWFLPELPVCPKHDCLIETSIYFDEHRHQFLPLNPAYFSMQASSKFVANDLSLAKAASDLLDQPAQQSPTFGQWTHFYHEIATECGCARGKQVDHEKILSLVCSRFDSLYLENKGLLNQSQSNSFWLRSIFRKHRKSFSFLEHIIVWQTLVPTLSVLEIFIKVRRYAHETVVNKSQSSADNAISISDECRAYRQKWEELVLRHGVKPARHQATGGSLYAWLYRHDRDWLLAFNEQQKRPFETVNKRVDWHLRDRQLVKDLIRIHLLSEAHPAQQRMSATWLLNQLPHKNSVAKKLYKLPLTQQFLVRYAESVTEYQLRRISQFIVESREKHMEIKRWSLFRSVGLSEQRITPDTMKILDLLTYL; translated from the coding sequence ATGGTGAGTATTAATTGGCAACGTGATTGGTTTTTGCCTGAATTACCAGTGTGTCCTAAGCATGATTGTTTAATAGAGACGTCTATTTATTTCGATGAACACCGGCATCAGTTCCTACCTTTAAATCCTGCATATTTCTCCATGCAGGCAAGCAGTAAATTCGTTGCCAATGATCTCAGTCTAGCTAAGGCGGCATCAGATCTTCTTGATCAACCAGCGCAACAATCACCAACCTTTGGACAATGGACGCATTTTTATCATGAAATTGCTACGGAGTGTGGATGTGCTAGAGGTAAACAGGTTGATCATGAAAAAATCTTAAGCTTAGTCTGCTCTCGTTTCGACAGTCTTTATTTAGAAAACAAAGGATTATTGAATCAATCACAAAGTAACAGTTTTTGGTTGAGGTCTATTTTTCGTAAACATCGAAAATCGTTCAGCTTCTTAGAGCATATCATCGTGTGGCAAACGTTAGTTCCAACTCTTTCTGTTTTGGAGATCTTCATTAAAGTCCGTCGATATGCCCACGAAACCGTAGTCAACAAGAGTCAATCCAGCGCTGATAATGCTATCTCGATATCAGATGAATGCCGAGCTTATCGCCAAAAATGGGAAGAATTAGTTTTACGACATGGCGTGAAACCAGCCAGACATCAAGCGACAGGTGGTTCTTTATATGCGTGGCTTTACCGGCATGATCGGGATTGGTTGCTTGCGTTTAATGAGCAGCAAAAAAGACCTTTTGAAACGGTTAACAAGCGAGTTGATTGGCATTTGCGTGACCGGCAATTAGTGAAGGATTTAATCAGAATTCATCTGTTATCTGAAGCTCATCCAGCACAGCAACGGATGTCTGCCACATGGCTTTTAAATCAACTACCCCATAAAAATTCGGTTGCTAAAAAATTATATAAATTACCACTCACCCAGCAATTTTTAGTCCGTTATGCAGAGTCTGTGACGGAATATCAATTGAGACGGATCTCTCAATTCATTGTGGAGTCTAGAGAAAAACACATGGAAATAAAACGTTGGAGTTTGTTTCGGAGTGTGGGACTAAGCGAACAACGAATTACACCAGACACCATGAAAATTTTAGATTTACTGACCTATTTATGA